From the genome of Alicyclobacillus sp. SO9:
GAAACGTTCTGTCGGAAACGTTAATGACTTCAATACCGGTCCTTTGCCGCAGTGATTCGACTACGTGCTCACGATGGTCCTCGTTATGTACATTTACGGTGATGTCGCGAATTACGTGGTCTTTTGTCACGTGAATGACGTCAACAGCAATGATGTCACCGCCAGCCTCTCCAATGGCTGTGGCAACTTGACTAAAACCAGCATTGCTCTGGATCTTGACTCGAAGAATGAGACTCAGACCTGTTGTTTGCATAATGGCCATGTTGATAACCTCCCTGATTTTGTTCTGTGCATGCTCGTGCATGTACGTAAAGGACTTGCACAAATACGTTTCCGGAAATAATATCACATTGTATCATAGAGCCTGAATAAGTCTGAACGAGAGGTTCTGTTGAGGAGGTCCATCCGTGTTTGGACAGATGCCCATTTTGGAAGCTTTGCAAAGGCATGTGCAAGTTGCAAGGGGCAATCTTCATGTCCCAGGTCACCGACAGGGGGCGGTCTTGCCCGCTGCTTTTGCAACGTGGATGGGCCATGCTGCAAAACTGGACTTAACTGAGCTGCCCGGCTTGGACAACTTGATGGCCCCGGAGGAGTGTATTCTCGAATCGGAGAAGCTAGCAGCATCCCACTACGGCTCAGACCGGTGTTTCTATACAGTAAACGGCTCTAGTGCCGGTATTATGGCAGCCCTTGTTACGGTGCTGCAGCCTGGAGACACTGTTCTATTTGTCAATCCGTTTCACCTGAGCGCCTGGAACGGTCTTGTACACAGCGGCGCTGATGCATTGTGTCTGCCGTTTCATTATTCGGATGAAGGCCGCCAGAGCGCTCCTGACGCAGTTGAGGTGCGCGAGAAGCTTCGCCAGCATCACAACATTAAAGCGGTGTTCTTGACTTCTCCTACCTATCAGGGTGATACTGCAGACGTCGCAGCCATTGCAAATGCTGTTCATGATTTTGGTTTGCCGCTGATTGTTGATGAAGCCCACGGAGCTCATTTTGGGCTGGTACCGGAATTTCCTCTACACAGCATCGCTTTAGGCGCTGACATTGTGGTACAGAGTACACATAAAATGCTGCCCGCACTCACTCAGACAGCATGGATACATATACAAGGGAACAGAGTCAGCCGCAGGCGGTTTGCGGCTGTCTTAAACAGCTTTCAGACGTCCAGTCCTTCGTACTTGCTGTTGGCATCCTTGGATGCAGCCCAGGCCTGGCTGCGAAGTGAAGGTCGTGCAGCAGCTGAACGAACAGTTTGGCGGTTGCGAAAATACGGGTTGCTTGAGGAGCCGGCGGGAGGATGGACAGGATTGGAAGTAAAACCGGTAACGCGAGACGGACTAAAGCACTGGATACCCGCTGACCGAGAGGGCAGCCGTCTGTTGCAAGACATGCTTGCGAAGCACGGCATCTTTGTAGAGTACGCTGACGGGACTGGAGTGCTGTCCGTGTTAGGACTGGATATAGAAGAAAGGGTTCTGTCGGAGTACACGAGGATTGTGCACGATTGGCACTTGAAACGTGATTTTCTGCCTCAGTCCAGAAGAGATAAAAGACATCAAGGGATTGCAGACTTGAACGCACTGGCTGCAGCCGCTCCAAGAACTTTTGCCATCAGACCCCGAGATGCCGACCGAAACCACGGCCGTCTTGTTTTATTAGAGCGGAGTGTTGGCACCGTCTCGGCTGCCCCGATTGTGCCGTACCCGCCTGGAGTACCGCTGGTTTATCCGGGTCAGGAACTAAGTCAAGCTGCAGTTGAAGTTCTGTCCAGATGGTTTGCCTCGGGAGAGAAGATCCAGGGCATCTCGGCCAGCGGCGAGATTGAGGTCATGGCCGAAAGCTGAAGCCTCAGGTGAAACACTTCATCACCTTTTTACTTAGAACCGGTTGCAACTGCCCGAAACGTGATGAGAGGCACTTGCAAGGGTGTTGCCGCAGCACATTATTAGGGTGAGACTTTGGAACATGGTATGATACAGACAAAGGCGGGAGAGATACATGTTCATCACATTTGAAGGACTGGATGGAGCAGGTAAGAGCACGCAAATTGGCAGACTCAAGGCACGTCTTGAAGCCGCGGGGAGAACCATGGTTTCCACGCGGGAGCCGGGAGGAACGCCCGTAGGCGACAGTCTCCGTCACATTCTTTTAAATTCGGAGGCTGAGGCGGTGGCACCGAAAACGGAAGCACTCTTGTACGCCGCTTCGCGCGCGCAGTTAGTGGCACAAGTTATTGAGCCAGCTTTAACTGCCGGTAAAGATGTCATTTGTGACAGGTACGTTGACGCCAGCCTGGCATATCAGGGTCAGGGACTGGAACTCGGGGAGCAGGGCGTCGCAGCAATAAATCAGTTTGCCACTGGCGGTTTGCGGGCGGACATCACGTTTTTGTTTGACGTGACAGTCGCAACCAGTCGCGAGCGCGTTGAAAATTCCCGCATCGGGCAGCCCCTTGATAGAATTGAGCAACGAGATAATGCATATTTTCATCGTGTGCGGGACGAATTCCTCCGTTTGGCCAAACTGGAACCGGACAGGATTGTCGTACTCGATGCATCCAATCACCCAGATGACTTGGAGGAGGAGATTTGGCATCATGTGGAGAAACGGTTGCCTGTCAACAAGATTATTTAAAGGAGGGATTTTAGCATGAAGCTTGTTGTGGCAGTAGTTCAAGACAAGGATAGTCCCAAACTAGCTCAAAACCTTGTCAAAACCGGCATCAGAGCAACCAAATTGGCAAGTACAGGCGGTTTCCTGCACGCAGGTAATACAACGTTCCTCATTGGTACCCCGGAAGAGAATATGGATGAAGTATTGGAGACAATTCGCTCCAGCTGCAGGTCAAGGGAACAAATCGTAACACCAATGTCACCCATGGGAAGTCAACTTGAGTCCTATGTACCATATCCGGTTTCTGTACAAGTCGGCGGTGCTACGGTCTTTGTGATTGACATCGAGCAGTTTGTCCAGTACTGAGTCTTTGCAAGCGAGAGTCTGCCGCAGAAACAGCTGTGTTTAAGATTGTTCCAGCCAAAGGAGTTACAATATGAAACAGCTTGCTTCCTTTTCAAATTGGCCAATACAGAATGATGAATTGGAGGCCCTGTACCGTTTGATTGAAACGTATCGTGCACCGCACGCTTTGTTGCTCACGGGTCTACACCAAAACACAAGGAAATTAGCTGAATATTTAGGTAAATTATTTCTGTGTTCCGGTGAAGATGCGCCATGCGGCAAGTGTGAGTCCTGCCGGCAGTTCGAAGCTGGGAGTCACCCAGATTTCTTACTGAT
Proteins encoded in this window:
- a CDS encoding aminotransferase class I/II-fold pyridoxal phosphate-dependent enzyme produces the protein MFGQMPILEALQRHVQVARGNLHVPGHRQGAVLPAAFATWMGHAAKLDLTELPGLDNLMAPEECILESEKLAASHYGSDRCFYTVNGSSAGIMAALVTVLQPGDTVLFVNPFHLSAWNGLVHSGADALCLPFHYSDEGRQSAPDAVEVREKLRQHHNIKAVFLTSPTYQGDTADVAAIANAVHDFGLPLIVDEAHGAHFGLVPEFPLHSIALGADIVVQSTHKMLPALTQTAWIHIQGNRVSRRRFAAVLNSFQTSSPSYLLLASLDAAQAWLRSEGRAAAERTVWRLRKYGLLEEPAGGWTGLEVKPVTRDGLKHWIPADREGSRLLQDMLAKHGIFVEYADGTGVLSVLGLDIEERVLSEYTRIVHDWHLKRDFLPQSRRDKRHQGIADLNALAAAAPRTFAIRPRDADRNHGRLVLLERSVGTVSAAPIVPYPPGVPLVYPGQELSQAAVEVLSRWFASGEKIQGISASGEIEVMAES
- a CDS encoding cyclic-di-AMP receptor, giving the protein MKLVVAVVQDKDSPKLAQNLVKTGIRATKLASTGGFLHAGNTTFLIGTPEENMDEVLETIRSSCRSREQIVTPMSPMGSQLESYVPYPVSVQVGGATVFVIDIEQFVQY
- the tmk gene encoding dTMP kinase produces the protein MFITFEGLDGAGKSTQIGRLKARLEAAGRTMVSTREPGGTPVGDSLRHILLNSEAEAVAPKTEALLYAASRAQLVAQVIEPALTAGKDVICDRYVDASLAYQGQGLELGEQGVAAINQFATGGLRADITFLFDVTVATSRERVENSRIGQPLDRIEQRDNAYFHRVRDEFLRLAKLEPDRIVVLDASNHPDDLEEEIWHHVEKRLPVNKII